The Euphorbia lathyris chromosome 3, ddEupLath1.1, whole genome shotgun sequence genome contains a region encoding:
- the LOC136221999 gene encoding phenolic glucoside malonyltransferase 1-like translates to MATSYNYSLKVLEVCRVTPFTNSATPLVELCLPLTHFDMFWVKLFPIERIFFYQLSQHESTHTFFNSVLLPRLKHSLSLTLTHFLPIAGHIIWPVGTEKPSFLYTSSDGVSLIVSESNSDFNGLSQNEMQEAIALHPYVPELPVSDSKAAIIAFQITFFPNQGFSIGMCFQHAMIDGKSIAMFMKSWAHICKVNSDMTTLLPLELTPIFDRTAVEEPQGLGMFYPKSLKHPGVIKDMENIVRANFELSRQDITNLRRNIVSQQNGKEEEDSKCMHLSTFVLSYAYIIVTIVKAKNLERKGKVGFLFPADCRSRLNPPLPTNYFGNCVVRSSALVDTETILDKNGTAFVANELSKMIKGLATRVKNMSVEREIEETFKLKNIMQVADVVIRVGGSPRFEIYETDFGWGKPKKTQVVSIDKGVWISMAESSHGNGGIEIGLALKKSEMKMFTFLFAKGLK, encoded by the coding sequence ATGGCAACTAGTTATAACTATTCTCTTAAGGTGCTCGAAGTGTGTCGAGTTACTCCATTCACCAACTCAGCAACACCTCTTGTTGAGTTATGTCTCCCTCTTACACATTTCGATATGTTTTGGGTTAAGTTATTTCCTATTGAGCGAATATTTTTCTATCAACTTAGCCAACATGAGTCAACTCACACTTTCTTCAACTCAGTATTACTTCCTAGACTTAAGCATTCTCTTTCCCTCACTCTAACCCATTTTCTACCAATAGCAGGACATATCATATGGCCCGTGGGTACAGAGAAACCATCATTCCTCTACACTTCAAGCGACGGGGTTTCATTGATCGTTTCTGAGTCTAACTCGGACTTCAACGGCCTTAGTCAGAATGAAATGCAGGAAGCAATAGCTTTACATCCATATGTCCCAGAGTTACCGGTTTCCGACTCGAAAGCCGCCATTATCGCCTTTCAAATAACATTTTTTCCGAATCAAGGCTTCTCTATAGGCATGTGTTTTCAGCATGCAATGATCGACGGAAAAAGCATAGCCATGTTTATGAAATCATGGGCGCATATATGCAAAGTGAATTCTGACATGACAACATTGTTACCACTTGAGCTAACTCCTATTTTTGATCGAACAGCCGTTGAAGAGCCACAAGGATTGGGCATGTTTTACCCGAAAAGCTTAAAACATCCAGGAGTAATAAAGGATATGGAAAACATAGTACGAGCAAATTTTGAGCTTTCGCGACAAGACATAACCAATCTCCGACGGAATATCGTTTCTCAGCAAaatggaaaagaagaagaagattcaAAGTGTATGCATTTATCAACATTTGTTCTTTCCTATGCATATATTATAGTAACCATTGTTAAAGCCAAGAATTTGGAAAGAAAGGGAAAGGTTGGATTCCTGTTTCCAGCAGATTGTAGATCCCGTTTGAACCCTCCATTACCAACGAATTACTTTGGTAACTGTGTCGTCCGAAGTTCAGCATTGGTCGATACGGAAACAATCCTTGACAAAAATGGGACTGCTTTCGTCGCCAATGAGCTTAGCAAGATGATAAAAGGGTTGGCGACGAGAGTGAAGAACATGAGTGTTGAGCGAGAAATTGAAGAAActttcaaattaaaaaacattATGCAGGTTGCTGATGTTGTGATCCGAGTTGGCGGGTCACCTCGGTTTGAGATATATGAAACAGATTTCGGATGGGGGAAGCCAAAGAAGACACAAGTTGTATCCATAGATAAGGGTGTATGGATTTCTATGGCAGAGAGTAGCcatggaaatggaggaattgaGATTGGTTTGGCTTTGAAGAAGAGTGAAATGAAGATGTTTACTTTTCTATTTGCTAAAGGgcttaaataa